In a genomic window of Micromonospora cremea:
- a CDS encoding carbohydrate ABC transporter permease, translated as MTTLTEVPEAAAARETPARRRRRVDRLPYLLLLPALAIIGVLLLWPLGQVVVMSFYRLNSVRQLRGDREWPWVGLGNYADILSDPFFLTVLRNTVLFAAANVLLTMVLGTLVGLLLNRLGRKMATFVASCVMLAWATPALTGTIVWKWIFDDTSGLVTWLFNALPDGLSNALFGHSDWTGYGWFNSPLLFFAILTLVVVWHSFPFIAVSVLAGLKSVPSELHEAARVDGAGPWRAFWKITFPLLRPVFGILIVLSTIWDFKVFTQQFVLAGGTQDRPTFMLSIYSYAEAFSPPPKYGLGAAIAVILTLILLVVTGFYVRMVLRQEDES; from the coding sequence GTGACCACGCTGACCGAGGTGCCGGAGGCGGCCGCCGCGCGGGAGACCCCCGCGCGGCGGCGCCGCCGGGTCGACCGCCTGCCGTACCTGCTGCTACTGCCCGCACTGGCGATCATCGGGGTGCTGCTGCTCTGGCCTCTCGGCCAGGTGGTGGTGATGTCCTTCTACCGGTTGAACAGCGTCCGACAACTGCGCGGCGACCGGGAGTGGCCGTGGGTGGGGCTGGGCAACTACGCCGACATCCTCTCCGACCCGTTCTTCCTGACCGTGCTGCGCAACACGGTCCTGTTCGCCGCGGCCAACGTGCTGCTCACGATGGTCCTCGGCACCCTGGTCGGGCTGCTGCTCAACCGGCTCGGCCGCAAGATGGCCACCTTCGTGGCCAGCTGCGTGATGCTCGCCTGGGCCACCCCGGCGCTGACCGGCACGATCGTCTGGAAGTGGATCTTCGACGACACCAGCGGTCTGGTCACCTGGCTGTTCAACGCGTTGCCGGACGGCCTCTCCAACGCCCTGTTCGGCCACAGTGACTGGACCGGCTACGGCTGGTTCAACTCGCCACTGCTCTTCTTCGCCATCCTCACCCTGGTGGTGGTCTGGCACTCGTTCCCGTTCATCGCGGTCAGCGTGCTCGCCGGCCTGAAGAGCGTGCCGAGCGAGCTGCACGAGGCTGCCCGGGTGGACGGCGCCGGGCCGTGGCGGGCGTTCTGGAAGATCACCTTCCCGCTGCTGCGCCCGGTCTTCGGCATCCTGATCGTGCTCTCCACCATCTGGGACTTCAAGGTCTTCACCCAGCAGTTCGTGCTCGCCGGCGGCACCCAGGACCGGCCGACGTTCATGCTCTCCATCTACTCCTACGCGGAGGCGTTCTCGCCGCCGCCGAAGTACGGCCTCGGTGCGGCCATCGCGGTGATCCTCACTCTGATCCTGCTCGTGGTCACCGGCTTCTACGTACGGATGGTGCTCAGGCAGGAGGACGAGTCGTGA
- a CDS encoding sugar ABC transporter substrate-binding protein — MNRWKRLAPVTAVVASAAMVLTGCGGSGDEAADDSKLTVWMMGEGGDAQNTFLDGVETEFRQKHPDTDVVVQYIPWLEAPKKFQAALAGGEGPDITELGNTETQGWAAQEALADVSGRMGGWADGKDLLPDLVRNAQLDGKQYGVPWYAGVRAIYYRTDWFAEAGVQPPKTWDELVSVAKTVQAKKPGTYGIALPGNSELPFYSFLWGAGGEIASNQGGTWKSGYTTPEAQRAVKFWTDMVTVHKVAPPAAAGWNEIDARTQFATGKAAMAFAGSWQQGAIKKDNPEIEKVWGTFPIPGPDGKAAPGFAGGSDVAIWKDSERQDLAWDYLTVLLNKKNSQSFASSLGFFPVYQDLVASDKYTNDKVMAAFATTMQNTKLTPLTPKWVEVSRTKTVTQAMNSSVMKGQKTVEKATADAAAEMESILNAK, encoded by the coding sequence GTGAACAGGTGGAAGCGGCTGGCCCCGGTCACCGCCGTGGTGGCCTCGGCCGCGATGGTGCTGACCGGCTGCGGAGGCTCCGGCGACGAAGCGGCCGACGACAGCAAGCTCACGGTCTGGATGATGGGCGAGGGTGGGGACGCGCAGAACACCTTCCTCGACGGGGTGGAGACCGAGTTCCGGCAGAAGCACCCCGACACCGACGTGGTGGTGCAGTACATCCCATGGCTCGAGGCGCCCAAGAAGTTCCAGGCCGCGCTCGCCGGCGGTGAGGGGCCGGACATCACCGAGCTGGGCAACACCGAGACCCAGGGCTGGGCGGCCCAGGAGGCGCTCGCCGACGTGAGCGGCCGGATGGGCGGCTGGGCCGACGGCAAGGACCTGCTGCCCGACCTGGTCCGCAACGCGCAGCTCGACGGCAAGCAGTACGGCGTGCCCTGGTACGCCGGCGTGCGCGCGATCTACTACCGCACCGACTGGTTCGCCGAGGCGGGCGTACAGCCGCCGAAGACCTGGGACGAGCTGGTCAGCGTGGCCAAGACGGTGCAGGCGAAGAAGCCGGGCACCTACGGCATCGCGCTGCCGGGCAACTCCGAGCTGCCCTTCTACTCCTTCCTCTGGGGGGCCGGCGGCGAGATCGCCAGCAACCAGGGCGGCACCTGGAAGTCCGGCTACACCACGCCGGAGGCGCAGCGGGCCGTCAAGTTCTGGACCGACATGGTGACCGTCCACAAGGTGGCCCCGCCGGCCGCCGCGGGCTGGAACGAGATCGACGCCCGTACCCAGTTCGCCACCGGCAAGGCCGCGATGGCCTTCGCCGGCAGCTGGCAGCAGGGCGCCATCAAGAAGGACAACCCCGAGATCGAGAAGGTCTGGGGTACGTTCCCGATCCCCGGCCCGGACGGCAAGGCCGCGCCCGGTTTCGCCGGCGGCTCGGACGTGGCGATCTGGAAGGACAGCGAGCGCCAGGACCTGGCCTGGGACTACCTGACCGTGCTGCTGAACAAGAAGAACTCGCAGAGCTTCGCGAGCAGCCTCGGGTTCTTCCCGGTCTACCAGGATCTGGTCGCCAGCGACAAGTACACCAACGACAAGGTGATGGCGGCGTTCGCCACCACCATGCAGAACACCAAGCTCACGCCGCTCACCCCGAAGTGGGTGGAGGTCAGCCGGACCAAGACGGTGACCCAGGCGATGAACAGCTCGGTCATGAAGGGTCAGAAGACGGTCGAGAAGGCCACCGCCGACGCGGCCGCTGAGATGGAAAGCATCCTCAACGCCAAGTGA